In a genomic window of Colius striatus isolate bColStr4 chromosome 2, bColStr4.1.hap1, whole genome shotgun sequence:
- the CEP57L1 gene encoding centrosomal protein CEP57L1 isoform X2 — translation MDSISKNSFIGSFLQLPGEMLPAAFADIGSKKLSAVDGDRHSIPNNQAVVAALKTLQEKIRCLELEKSRAEDNLCILSVAAAQYKKALEHESYEMDRAHQELMQQRKDVSARLNAAQSRCSLLEKQLDYMRKMVSSAELEKKMVLEQQAQLQKKEHRNWLELHAKLEKLEMLEKECLKLTATQRIAEDKIKQLEEKLRKEEHQRKLIEDKTAQLQTGLEINKILISSVTPQNEPKKESVKIKPKKRNPTTKKTHLSQLHVKAGELPFVAGKSVSSSHSVSANVQNVLHIMKHRNPRISSQSQGGATSGISRCSALSKSVSPCSTSPTASRRLSCLLSAIQDELGQMSFEHQDLLKQIQETQDYRVREDLERKLNCLVKQMEIKGEQISILKKHQATVQNLKRKTQKWKHRAAHVKLKCGDQKDAKEMADTLRESMSKSCPGQKSRSSLQLLKNVRKLQSTLKKDDIMWEQ, via the exons ATGGATTCTATATCGAAGAACAGTTTCATAGGGAGCTTTCTTCAGCTGCCAGGTGAGAtgcttcctgcagcctttgctgaTATAGGATCAAAGAAGTTATCAGCTGTTGATGGTGACAGGCATTCTATCCCCAATAACCAAG CTGTGGTGGCAGCCTTGAAAACTCTTCAAGAAAAGATCCGCTGTCTAGAGTTGGAGAAGTCGCGGGCTGAAGATAATCTCTGCATCCTCTCCGTAGCAGCTGCTCAGTATAAGAAGGCCTTAGAGCATGAATCCTACGAAATGGACAGAGCACATCAAGAACTGATGCAACAGAGGAAAG ATGTGAGTGCGCGGTTAAACGCAGCACAATCTCGCTGCTCCCTGCTGGAGAAACAGCTGGATTACATGAGAAAAATGGTTTCCAGTgcagaactggaaaagaaaatggttttaGAACAACAG GCCCAGCTTCAGAAAAAGGAACATCGGAACTGGTTAGAACTGCATGCAAAACTTGAAAAGCTTGAAATGCTAGAAAAAGAATGTCTTAAACTTACTGCTACTCAAAGAATTGCAGAA GACAAGATCAAACAGTTAGAAGAAAAGCTTCGTAAGGAAGAGCATCAGCGTAAGCTAATAGAAGACAAAACTGCTCAG CTTCAAACAGGATTGGAGATAAACAAAATTTTGATATCTTCAGTAACACCTCAAAATGAACCTAAAAAGGAAAGTGTGAAGATAAAACCTAAGAAG AGAAATCCTACAACAAAGAAAACGCACCTTTCACAATTACATGTAAAGGCGGGTGAACTACCTTTTGTGGCAGGGAAG TCTGTCAGCTCCAGCCATTCTGTTAGTGCAAATGTACAAAATGTGTTGCATATTATGAAGCACCGCAATCCTCGTATCTCATCACAAAGCCAAGGAGGAGCTACATCTGGGATTTCAAGATGCAGTGCACTTTCAAAATCTGTATCACCTTGTTCCACATCACCTACTGCCAGCAGACGTCTTTCATGCCTCCTTTCAGCCATACAAGATGAACTGGGCCAAATGAGCTT TGAGCATCAAGACCTTCTGAAGCAGATACAAGAGACTCAGGACTACAGAGTTCGTGAAGACCTAGAACGGAAATTGAATTGCCTTGTAAAGCAAATGGAGATTAAAGGAGAACAAATATCCATACTGAAAAAGCATCAAGCTACT gTGCAGAACCTAAAGAGGAAAACTCAGAAATGGAAGCACAGGGCAGCTCATGTCAAACTAAAGTGTGGTGACCAAAAGGATGCAAAGGAGATGGCAGACACTCTAAGGGAAAGTATGTCTAAATCTTGTCCTGGGCAAAAAAGCAGAAGCTCTCTTCAGCTGCTAAAAAATGTGCGGAAACTTCAGTCAACTTTGAAAAAAGATGATATCATGTGGGAACAATAG
- the CEP57L1 gene encoding centrosomal protein CEP57L1 isoform X1, whose amino-acid sequence MDSISKNSFIGSFLQLPGEMLPAAFADIGSKKLSAVDGDRHSIPNNQAVVAALKTLQEKIRCLELEKSRAEDNLCILSVAAAQYKKALEHESYEMDRAHQELMQQRKDVSARLNAAQSRCSLLEKQLDYMRKMVSSAELEKKMVLEQQAQLQKKEHRNWLELHAKLEKLEMLEKECLKLTATQRIAEDKIKQLEEKLRKEEHQRKLIEDKTAQLQTGLEINKILISSVTPQNEPKKESVKIKPKKRNPTTKKTHLSQLHVKAGELPFVAGKSVSSSHSVSANVQNVLHIMKHRNPRISSQSQGGATSGISRCSALSKSVSPCSTSPTASRRLSCLLSAIQDELGQMSFEHQDLLKQIQETQDYRVREDLERKLNCLVKQMEIKGEQISILKKHQATVQNLKRKTQKWKHRAAHVKLKCGDQKDAKEMADTLREKPASTTVYNNCIGVVEYVISSTRAGRFSYMQQFSVLIQMEDGSLC is encoded by the exons ATGGATTCTATATCGAAGAACAGTTTCATAGGGAGCTTTCTTCAGCTGCCAGGTGAGAtgcttcctgcagcctttgctgaTATAGGATCAAAGAAGTTATCAGCTGTTGATGGTGACAGGCATTCTATCCCCAATAACCAAG CTGTGGTGGCAGCCTTGAAAACTCTTCAAGAAAAGATCCGCTGTCTAGAGTTGGAGAAGTCGCGGGCTGAAGATAATCTCTGCATCCTCTCCGTAGCAGCTGCTCAGTATAAGAAGGCCTTAGAGCATGAATCCTACGAAATGGACAGAGCACATCAAGAACTGATGCAACAGAGGAAAG ATGTGAGTGCGCGGTTAAACGCAGCACAATCTCGCTGCTCCCTGCTGGAGAAACAGCTGGATTACATGAGAAAAATGGTTTCCAGTgcagaactggaaaagaaaatggttttaGAACAACAG GCCCAGCTTCAGAAAAAGGAACATCGGAACTGGTTAGAACTGCATGCAAAACTTGAAAAGCTTGAAATGCTAGAAAAAGAATGTCTTAAACTTACTGCTACTCAAAGAATTGCAGAA GACAAGATCAAACAGTTAGAAGAAAAGCTTCGTAAGGAAGAGCATCAGCGTAAGCTAATAGAAGACAAAACTGCTCAG CTTCAAACAGGATTGGAGATAAACAAAATTTTGATATCTTCAGTAACACCTCAAAATGAACCTAAAAAGGAAAGTGTGAAGATAAAACCTAAGAAG AGAAATCCTACAACAAAGAAAACGCACCTTTCACAATTACATGTAAAGGCGGGTGAACTACCTTTTGTGGCAGGGAAG TCTGTCAGCTCCAGCCATTCTGTTAGTGCAAATGTACAAAATGTGTTGCATATTATGAAGCACCGCAATCCTCGTATCTCATCACAAAGCCAAGGAGGAGCTACATCTGGGATTTCAAGATGCAGTGCACTTTCAAAATCTGTATCACCTTGTTCCACATCACCTACTGCCAGCAGACGTCTTTCATGCCTCCTTTCAGCCATACAAGATGAACTGGGCCAAATGAGCTT TGAGCATCAAGACCTTCTGAAGCAGATACAAGAGACTCAGGACTACAGAGTTCGTGAAGACCTAGAACGGAAATTGAATTGCCTTGTAAAGCAAATGGAGATTAAAGGAGAACAAATATCCATACTGAAAAAGCATCAAGCTACT gTGCAGAACCTAAAGAGGAAAACTCAGAAATGGAAGCACAGGGCAGCTCATGTCAAACTAAAGTGTGGTGACCAAAAGGATGCAAAGGAGATGGCAGACACTCTAAGGGAAA AACCTGCTTCTACCACTGTATACAATAATTGTATAGGTGTTGTGGAATATGTGATCTCTTCTACTAGAGCTGGACGGTTTTCATACATGCAGCAGTTTTCTGTACTCATACAAATGGAAGATGGTTCCTTATGCTAA
- the CEP57L1 gene encoding centrosomal protein CEP57L1 isoform X3 translates to MDSISKNSFIGSFLQLPGEMLPAAFADIGSKKLSAVDGDRHSIPNNQAVVAALKTLQEKIRCLELEKSRAEDNLCILSVAAAQYKKALEHESYEMDRAHQELMQQRKDVSARLNAAQSRCSLLEKQLDYMRKMVSSAELEKKMVLEQQAQLQKKEHRNWLELHAKLEKLEMLEKECLKLTATQRIAEDKIKQLEEKLRKEEHQRKLIEDKTAQLQTGLEINKILISSVTPQNEPKKESVKIKPKKRNPTTKKTHLSQLHVKAGELPFVAGKSVSSSHSVSANVQNVLHIMKHRNPRISSQSQGGATSGISRCSALSKSVSPCSTSPTASRRLSCLLSAIQDELGQMSFEHQDLLKQIQETQDYRVREDLERKLNCLVKQMEIKGEQISILKKHQATVQNLKRKTQKWKHRAAHVKLKCGDQKDAKEMADTLRESMSKSCPGQKSRSSLQLLKND, encoded by the exons ATGGATTCTATATCGAAGAACAGTTTCATAGGGAGCTTTCTTCAGCTGCCAGGTGAGAtgcttcctgcagcctttgctgaTATAGGATCAAAGAAGTTATCAGCTGTTGATGGTGACAGGCATTCTATCCCCAATAACCAAG CTGTGGTGGCAGCCTTGAAAACTCTTCAAGAAAAGATCCGCTGTCTAGAGTTGGAGAAGTCGCGGGCTGAAGATAATCTCTGCATCCTCTCCGTAGCAGCTGCTCAGTATAAGAAGGCCTTAGAGCATGAATCCTACGAAATGGACAGAGCACATCAAGAACTGATGCAACAGAGGAAAG ATGTGAGTGCGCGGTTAAACGCAGCACAATCTCGCTGCTCCCTGCTGGAGAAACAGCTGGATTACATGAGAAAAATGGTTTCCAGTgcagaactggaaaagaaaatggttttaGAACAACAG GCCCAGCTTCAGAAAAAGGAACATCGGAACTGGTTAGAACTGCATGCAAAACTTGAAAAGCTTGAAATGCTAGAAAAAGAATGTCTTAAACTTACTGCTACTCAAAGAATTGCAGAA GACAAGATCAAACAGTTAGAAGAAAAGCTTCGTAAGGAAGAGCATCAGCGTAAGCTAATAGAAGACAAAACTGCTCAG CTTCAAACAGGATTGGAGATAAACAAAATTTTGATATCTTCAGTAACACCTCAAAATGAACCTAAAAAGGAAAGTGTGAAGATAAAACCTAAGAAG AGAAATCCTACAACAAAGAAAACGCACCTTTCACAATTACATGTAAAGGCGGGTGAACTACCTTTTGTGGCAGGGAAG TCTGTCAGCTCCAGCCATTCTGTTAGTGCAAATGTACAAAATGTGTTGCATATTATGAAGCACCGCAATCCTCGTATCTCATCACAAAGCCAAGGAGGAGCTACATCTGGGATTTCAAGATGCAGTGCACTTTCAAAATCTGTATCACCTTGTTCCACATCACCTACTGCCAGCAGACGTCTTTCATGCCTCCTTTCAGCCATACAAGATGAACTGGGCCAAATGAGCTT TGAGCATCAAGACCTTCTGAAGCAGATACAAGAGACTCAGGACTACAGAGTTCGTGAAGACCTAGAACGGAAATTGAATTGCCTTGTAAAGCAAATGGAGATTAAAGGAGAACAAATATCCATACTGAAAAAGCATCAAGCTACT gTGCAGAACCTAAAGAGGAAAACTCAGAAATGGAAGCACAGGGCAGCTCATGTCAAACTAAAGTGTGGTGACCAAAAGGATGCAAAGGAGATGGCAGACACTCTAAGGGAAAGTATGTCTAAATCTTGTCCTGGGCAAAAAAGCAGAAGCTCTCTTCAGCTGCTAAAAAAT GATTAG
- the CEP57L1 gene encoding centrosomal protein CEP57L1 isoform X4 encodes MRKMVSSAELEKKMVLEQQAQLQKKEHRNWLELHAKLEKLEMLEKECLKLTATQRIAEDKIKQLEEKLRKEEHQRKLIEDKTAQLQTGLEINKILISSVTPQNEPKKESVKIKPKKRNPTTKKTHLSQLHVKAGELPFVAGKSVSSSHSVSANVQNVLHIMKHRNPRISSQSQGGATSGISRCSALSKSVSPCSTSPTASRRLSCLLSAIQDELGQMSFEHQDLLKQIQETQDYRVREDLERKLNCLVKQMEIKGEQISILKKHQATVQNLKRKTQKWKHRAAHVKLKCGDQKDAKEMADTLREKPASTTVYNNCIGVVEYVISSTRAGRFSYMQQFSVLIQMEDGSLC; translated from the exons ATGAGAAAAATGGTTTCCAGTgcagaactggaaaagaaaatggttttaGAACAACAG GCCCAGCTTCAGAAAAAGGAACATCGGAACTGGTTAGAACTGCATGCAAAACTTGAAAAGCTTGAAATGCTAGAAAAAGAATGTCTTAAACTTACTGCTACTCAAAGAATTGCAGAA GACAAGATCAAACAGTTAGAAGAAAAGCTTCGTAAGGAAGAGCATCAGCGTAAGCTAATAGAAGACAAAACTGCTCAG CTTCAAACAGGATTGGAGATAAACAAAATTTTGATATCTTCAGTAACACCTCAAAATGAACCTAAAAAGGAAAGTGTGAAGATAAAACCTAAGAAG AGAAATCCTACAACAAAGAAAACGCACCTTTCACAATTACATGTAAAGGCGGGTGAACTACCTTTTGTGGCAGGGAAG TCTGTCAGCTCCAGCCATTCTGTTAGTGCAAATGTACAAAATGTGTTGCATATTATGAAGCACCGCAATCCTCGTATCTCATCACAAAGCCAAGGAGGAGCTACATCTGGGATTTCAAGATGCAGTGCACTTTCAAAATCTGTATCACCTTGTTCCACATCACCTACTGCCAGCAGACGTCTTTCATGCCTCCTTTCAGCCATACAAGATGAACTGGGCCAAATGAGCTT TGAGCATCAAGACCTTCTGAAGCAGATACAAGAGACTCAGGACTACAGAGTTCGTGAAGACCTAGAACGGAAATTGAATTGCCTTGTAAAGCAAATGGAGATTAAAGGAGAACAAATATCCATACTGAAAAAGCATCAAGCTACT gTGCAGAACCTAAAGAGGAAAACTCAGAAATGGAAGCACAGGGCAGCTCATGTCAAACTAAAGTGTGGTGACCAAAAGGATGCAAAGGAGATGGCAGACACTCTAAGGGAAA AACCTGCTTCTACCACTGTATACAATAATTGTATAGGTGTTGTGGAATATGTGATCTCTTCTACTAGAGCTGGACGGTTTTCATACATGCAGCAGTTTTCTGTACTCATACAAATGGAAGATGGTTCCTTATGCTAA